The Geotrypetes seraphini chromosome 12, aGeoSer1.1, whole genome shotgun sequence nucleotide sequence tgcatacaatgcaacacaacagaaacagtacattacattacattacattacattacattacggatttctattccgcctataccttgcagttcaaggcggattacaaaagattttactggacattttccagtgaagatacaatttttttttttatttttttttttttttgacagaggagagatagctggatagattcctaaggggatttagaggttggatagtaaaatgacagtgccgaactgtgtgatatagacaaagagaatatagttagagtaggtaagattaccatctattttaggggtctgtttgcttggaaggtgtttaggtgggttatttggggaaGTAATATCTTGAGGTAGGTGAAGAAGGGTTAAGATATGGGAACAGTGACACATgttccctaatactgtgcaaaatgtaaacccagtagatgtaaatttgaaaaaactgatacataacaatcaccactttacaaattaacaatagaaataaaacaaataatgagaaataagaaagtaaagctacaaaaaaatctttctaccttttgtcatttctgctttaatcatcttctcttcactctcttctttctgtatagcatttgtcctctcttccttccatgcaacatccatccttccatgcaacatccttcctttgccccttccacccagcttctgctctctatctccacccctTCCATCTATAGCCCACActttttctaccccttccatccactgtccactctctctctctctctcttccatatggcatcttccctctttctatgtcccttcaatatcctgtgccccttctctttgtacatgattcatttcagcttcaccccccctctccatttttctatctccaccccctcccctatgctttggcatctctctctcttctcctttccttcctttccatgtcacaccatggtctggcatctctctcctcttcttccaactccccctccctctcaattatctggtatctcctcttcttcctttctctccctcccctcttccttcctttcccctggtcttgcatctgtctccttccctcccctcccccctatgccctggcatctctcccttcccagtctggtatctcctttccttctttcctttcccatggacttggcatctctctctggatcacctcccttgtcttccttctctctccttccctctctctccccaattggatgctgcagctgcagcatctcttcctccccccttgcctgtgcagcagcatttctctccctctcccttccctgtacagttgcaacatttctcttcactgtcctgtgcagcaacagcatttctggcCGGTTCCTTGCTGCAGTCAATTTTCAATTCAAAGCCgtggctgcgtcggaagccttctctctgatgtcatgatGTCAGAAGGAACGCTTCCGATGCAGCCGCGAATTGCGCAAGAAGCTGACTGCTGCGGCTTTAAACAGAAAAACCACTgctgcaggggagccggccagaagctaaACATCCGCACAAGTTGGGCTGCAGATGCCTCTGAGTTAAAATTTACTGCCgatgctgctggttaaggaaagcagcagcagcagaataggaagggtggccagctgtgtacCCCCTTGGGGTGTGTGCCCGGaatggaccgccccctccccttggtacgccactgctctacaCTGATCTGACTACAAAGGGTCTGCACCAgctccaattgattcagaatgctgcagcaagactcaTAGAAGGCTGTAAGTGATGTGACCAAATCACACCATGtttgcaaaaacttcactggctaccagtacaatatagagctaaatttaaaactatGTCCTATTTTCAAGGCCCTCATAGGAAATGGCACAGAATACTTGAAGAACATGATCTCCTTCTACGTACATTCAAGgtcactaacggcctcttttacaaagccgcacggcaacagccccgaagccatttaaatctctatgggtttcagggccgttagcacagcgcagccgctagcgcggctttgtaaaagaggccgtaaggtGCTCCCAAGTAGTATCCCTAATCACACCCTTTCCAAAGGACATCACTCAATGTGATACCTGCTAGCGAGCTCTCTTTGAAGTAacccccacactctggaatgcactACCTGAAAGGCTTCGCTTAACAAGTTTCAAGCTTAttcaaattttgataaaacgccaaTCATGAATTCTAAGCTTTTTACAGTAATAAAAAGAGAAATACAAACTAGAGATTAAAAAACAGGACATAATTGACACACGATGGAacaagagaggtaagaggggagaactacaatacttaaaaagaaaagcaaacattgaagggaaaaacaaaaggaggtacttcaggaagcaggtgaaagctcaGCTCTTCAcccaggcctttaatggaagaactaactaacttgctagtcacacagACATGGAGTGACACTTGGCTGTACACACTATAGCAGAacatgtttatccactcctaccctagatGAGAATTTTCAAGCACCAGTCTGACCTCATAATTAGTCCCTTATTTTCTAACCTCTGTTACTCTATCTTTTCTACTATGTACTCCTTTGCTTAAATCCTCTActgtttattaaaatgttttatcatgCATTGAGTTGACATACTTTGTACTGCaatctgaacatttttttttttttttactgctgtaattgtctgttgcttatgtttgacttattcttgctgtatattACCTTGAGTAAAAGCCTCCAAAAAGGCgtcaaataaatcctaataaataaataatcgatGCTAATTGGCACAAATTAGAGGTTATGCACACAAcgtgccccctcttttacgagctttttagcgcacgctaaacgctaacgcatgcatgttatcctatggacacgttagcagttagcgcaagctaaatccatgctaaaacgcttagcgcgcctttgtaaaagagggccttggtaTTTTCCACTGTATTTGTCACCATACCAGTTTCCATGAAGTTTTGTTTTTAAGAATTAACTTCTATGTGACATTGAAAAGTAAACCTGTACTCTCTTAACCAAGTTATTTTGGACTTATTGAGCTGGTGCCACACACAAATAAACTTTTTTGGGGGGCAGGTGCATTCTAAAGTGCTGCCCGTCAGTTTTAGtgtgtggatctcaaaagggggcatggccagaggAGCAGCATGGGCATTCTTAAAAGTTACATGTACTGATAGAGAATACACCCAATCTGCACACAACGTAGGTGCAGGTTTCTAGGTCTGGTCTTCCTTGGCCTAAACAGATGCAAAAATGTTAGTGCCACTAAGGGCAATTCGATATATTGTATGTGCCTTTCATAGAATTGTGCCAAGTGCCATTCTAGTTGGTTCCAATTTTTTGGGGCACTATAAACTAGAATCAGGCTCTCAGTACAAAAACACAGGGGTTAATATTCAACCAGCAGAGGTCAATGCTTTTTAAatgctgtccaccaccaccaaaaTTATGCCCTGACAAGCCACGTGTGGGTACCAGCATTAAATTTCCAGGTATGTACAGCCTTTAACTAGTTAAGCTAAACCAGCCAACAACAAGAGTGCTATTCATTTAGTCCAATTTGCCTGGTTAACAtaagtgtcaatattcagcccttaactaGTTATCTGGTTAAGTGCCGGCTCCATCCCTGGACAACCCACACAATGGACAGTTTGGGCTTTACAAGTTAAGTATAACAGAATCTaggttaagtgccactgactaTTCCTTTGGGGCCTGGTCAGCCTCTCTTAACCAGTTAATTCTCTTTGAAACAACCCCCAAAACACTCGGCAGTGTTATTTGTTCCAACAGGTAGTTGGGTTTCCTATCTGGAACAGTTGCTTAATTTCTCTGAGCATAATTCCTATATTCAAAATGATAATAGCAATCTGTCACAAAACCTAATGGTACTTCCTTCTCTGTTAAATTCCAAATGCTTTTGCTTTTAATATTAGATCCTTCAGACATCACCTTACCTGTTAATtagcctactactactactacatttattttatatattcttgtctcctttcttgatcatatatatTATTTTAAGTTATGAAAGTCTATACAGTATCTTGCTTTATGACCACATGGTGTTTTCCTAATCTACATTTCAGTTGGTTTTGCCCCTACTCACAGTAGATAGTAATCATGGTTATTCCTGTATAGGAATTTTGATGACGGCTTGATTCACAGCAGTCTCTCCATTAATTTTGATTCATAATGGTGGAGGATGTAGCTACGTAGGAGAAGCTTTCAGatattaatatttaaaatatctCCTCAAGAGCTGAACTAAATGGTTTCCTAATGATATTGTTGGTTTTAACTGCCAGCTGAATTATCTTCTAGGCTCAGTTTGACAGTGTTATTGCTTAAAAAGGATGAGTTATGATAGAAACTTTAAAACGAAAAAggatatttttttctctcaatgTGGTATTAAACTCTTTAGTTTCAAAAAGTaacaaatatgattttttttttgggggggggaaaactTCACAAAATGAAAATCAAGGCAATATGATCTTACCAGGAATGGGCTCCAGCAAATACAAGAGACACACATAATGGCCAAGAGCTGTATAATCATCTCTAAATGATGAGACCTGCCTTGTCTGTGTTGCTGATTTCTAATTTTGACTCTGAGGAGCGTAATCCCAGTGACTGCATTGCACAGGAAAGAGATGCCGAGGGCTAACAAACCAAGGCAGGAGAAAAGAAGCAAATGAAAACGATCCGTCCAGTCTTCAATTTGTTCCGTTTTAAGGAAGCACCACGTCCTCGAGGCCTGGATTTCATAAGCTCTAAAAGTGAGGATGGGCAACAGAGCTACCAAAACAGCAAAAAGCCACACTGCGGCCAACATTATTTTCACATGTTTTGAGGTCATTTTTGTAGAATGGAAGATGGGTTTGGTGACTCCAATGCAGCGTTCAACAGCCATCACACTGCCAAGAAAAAGTGGACACAGACCAAAGAACACCATGCAGATACCAAAAGTGCTACAAAGAATTCGTGATTGATCAAATCGGATCCAGTCTTTATCAGATGCGTACACAAACACAGCTATGGTGCCATTGATGAGATGGCCAAAGAGATCTGTAATAACCAAGCCACTGGCAAAGAGCAGAAAAGATCCTTTCGATTTCTTCCTAAACCTCCGATACGCTTTCATAAGAATTGCAATTGCAAGACTGTTGGACAGAATTCCCACCGTCATGAAGATAACTGTAAAAATCACAGAGACCTTCTGTTTGGTATGGCACGTGCCATTGGCAAGAATCCCAGTTCCAGGCAGTTCTGGCGATTCGGTGTTGTTCCTTGACATTATTGAGATGGTACATACCATTTCAGCGATCTAGGAGACAAAAAGCTTCTGTCACATAGAAgcaatttaaagattaaaaacgGAAGCTATTTGTACATTATGGTGGaaatgggtgtttttttttctttctttcttttgacaGCCACTAAAAAACACTTAGAACTAAGTGCATATTATCATAAATATATTTCTACATGCAAACACATTTTAACCTTTGAAACTTTGAAAAACTACAAGTGGTAAATAAGCCATTACATTGGTTTTATATccatttcaataaaaaaatttgtGCTGTGAACTTAATCCTACTTTTAACAAGAATGTTTGTGGTAGTAATTAAACTCAATAATCATTTAGGTTAAACCCTCTCAGCTTGCTCATATTGAACTTTTTCTTTCCAGATTAATCATCATGCATTGAACACTGACAACATTTttttctcattaaaaaaaaaaaaacactgaagaAAATAATTATCTGCAAAGCTGTATAAATATGCAAAGGTGTATCTGAGTTAAACGGTGCCGGGCCTGCATGCAGTCTATTTATAAAGTAATTACTGCAACATCCATCACTATATTAAGTTGATTATGTAGGAGCACTGCTTAGCCACTAATTTATTTTCACTAACTTGTTTAACGAGCAACATCTCTGGAAATCCAGAATCAgggttcttatatttttttttttttcattctaatTGCAGTTGCTGATAAGTTCAATGGTTTCAAAAGCCGAGGCCCTTGTTTGAAAACCCTATTCATGCTTGATATGTGCATAAACCGGCACTTATGTCCCTATTTTGCAAAGCCAGGATATGTATTTATCAAACCCAAGAGAATGTGAATGGAAAGGGAGAGTCTGGAACTATCTTGGCAGGACAAGGGCACACCAAATATCTACAAACTTATTTCCCATTTCAGAAGGGTCTAACTCCTATATCCCAATCAGTATCAGATCTACTAGTAAACATGTTTAGGACTTGGGAAACAGCTGCTATTGAATAGCACTGCATGAAACAGAATTAGGATGGATTGCCCCTTTAAtttgtgtctccccccccccccctgaaatgcCAAAATGGCAAAAGATACTAGTCACTGTGACCGCATTGGGATAATACCCAATTATCTTTCCAAGGTCAAAAAGATAACCATTCATGTCGATGCACAACATAGCTGGTTGTGTCCTGTCACATATGCAGTAATGTACCATCTTTGAATCCGTCAATTTTGTATACATTTGGTTTTCTAAAATGAAAGTTTATACATTATGTATCTGGTGCCTAAATGCCCATTTCTCGCACAGGCTGTTTGATGGCAGattcgggaaggggtaaaacacggacctcacggacctgacggacctcgcggatctaaaaccgcacatccttaaaaatctgaggtccgcgtcCATGCCGCTCGTAGTTTCTGTCTCATAcggacctctatgacattttagctctgacggatccgtctcagcctagggagggaaaagtatcaggatccgtcagcgctaaaatctcctagaggtctgtcagagccaaattCTATGTCGGGCTTAAAGGATGAGCAGAGCGCAAAGCGGTAATAATAAGATCCGGCAGACTTAAACCTATACATAAGAAGGcttctgctctgctgctccagcactagtctctggctctgacagacctcgatgagattttagcgctgacggatcttaatacttttccctccctatgctgagacggatccgtcagagctaaaatgtcatagaggtctgtaagagacagaaactacgagCGGCACGGACACGgaactcagatttttaaggatatgcggtgtcagatccgtgaggtccgcttttaccccttcccggcaGATTCTGCTCTAAAACACTGATGAAACTTAAGATGCACTGACCTGCATGCTTCAGTCCCTGCTTCCATGTCCTGTGTAAATGTTTAAACATAGAATCAAAGAaactgacagcagataaaggccatatggcccatccatatGACAACAAACAGCAATCAAAACACAAGACAAGCAAAAGGACAGGCAATGCTTTCTGATTACAAGTAACTGGCTATGTTAATGCTTCAAACAGATAATTTgcaatttaaatatataaattaaacaCTTATAAACATGCAAGtacactaaaaaaataaaaaaagagctaCTGCATTACATAAAAGTGTGCAACCACCACAGTGAAAACGGAATAAAATAAGTATTTCTAATTCAAAAACCTGTGCAATTTTTCAGCAAGGCATTTGGAGAGGAGATTTGGGATCCTCAAGTCAGACGGCTGGCAATCCTGACAGTCCTGGCCACTCTCATTTGATAACACAAGTCTAGCCTCCAAAACAAATAAATC carries:
- the PTGFR gene encoding prostaglandin F2-alpha receptor — translated: MVCTISIMSRNNTESPELPGTGILANGTCHTKQKVSVIFTVIFMTVGILSNSLAIAILMKAYRRFRKKSKGSFLLFASGLVITDLFGHLINGTIAVFVYASDKDWIRFDQSRILCSTFGICMVFFGLCPLFLGSVMAVERCIGVTKPIFHSTKMTSKHVKIMLAAVWLFAVLVALLPILTFRAYEIQASRTWCFLKTEQIEDWTDRFHLLLFSCLGLLALGISFLCNAVTGITLLRVKIRNQQHRQGRSHHLEMIIQLLAIMCVSCICWSPFLVTMANIGINGDDSLETCKSVLYSLRMATWNQILDPWVYILLRKAVLRKLYKLARRCCGAQVINLHTWELSSLKNSLKVAAVSDSHDCK